A genomic segment from Gadus morhua chromosome 4, gadMor3.0, whole genome shotgun sequence encodes:
- the LOC115541385 gene encoding uncharacterized protein LOC115541385, whose product MGPKKMISQSKARRGRSMGAREASTSSPSPRGPSPAASPKLPTPPPASPASSESEQPEATHKADVPTKRRREKPVYLTDDQQQLLADWLKDHPEIYTKGSRDFKNTERKKRRWEDMAKDLGVSYEELIRWYHSTRTRVGKLLHTVSGQEVDMSKTDRDRYLVATFQFLLDHIVREPTRVAHSLKEKIAASQPSATVSRAPRSSDGSSDEGHMSEPMDMLTQPEPEGDTGGPSTSTDRSTKGKEKGKGKATQPTGFMDLVAQLQEQQDANKSLQRQVRSVLEQPVNIPTSSMFGSFMASMVETRVRSHLQPQFYQECFALLMN is encoded by the exons ATGGGACCAAAGAAGATGATCTCCCAGAGTAAGGCCAGGAGGGGTAGATCCATGGGTGCCAGGGAAGCCTCCACCTCATCTCCATCACCCAGAGGGCCGAGCCCAGCAGCATCTCCCAAActaccaactccaccaccagcatcaccaGCTAGCTCTGAGTCTGAGCAGCCTGAGGCCACTCACAAGGCCGATGTGCCAACCAAGAGGAGGCGTGAAAAGCCGGTGTACCTTACCGATGATCAGCAGCAGTTGCTGGCCGACTGGTTGAAGGACCACCCAGAGATATATACGAAGGGCTCTAGGGATTTTAAAAAcacggagaggaagaagaggaggtgggaggacatGGCCAAGGACCTTGGAGTTAGCTATGAGGAGCTCATTAGGTGGTACCATTCTACCAGGACTCGGGTTGGGAAACTCCTCCACACAGTCTCAGGGCAGGAGGTTGACATGAGCAAGACGGACAGGGACAGGTACCTGGTGGCCACCTTTCAATTCCTCCTGGATCACATCGTCCGTGAGCCAACCAGAGTGGCTCATAGT TTGAAGGAGAAAATAGCAGCTTCTCAGCCCTCAGCTACCGTGTCCAGAGCACCGAGGTCCTCGGATGGGTCCTCAGATGAAGGTCACATGTCGGAGCCGATGGACATGCTGACACAGCCAGAACCCGAGGGAGACACAGGTGGCCCTTCGACCTCCACCGACCGTTCCACCaaggggaaggagaaggggaagggCAAGGCTACCCAGCCTACAGGTTTTATGGATTTGGTGGCCCAGCTGCAGGAACAACAAGATGCCAACAAATCCCTCCAGAGGCAGGTCCGGTCTGTTCTGGAACAACCAGTGAACATTCCAACTAGCTCCATGTTTGGCTCGTTCATGGCTTCTATGGTGGAGACACGTGTCCGGTCTCATTTACAGCCACAATTCTATCAGGAGTGTTTTGCACTCCTGATGAACTAA